A window of Lacibacter sediminis contains these coding sequences:
- a CDS encoding bifunctional 3,4-dihydroxy-2-butanone-4-phosphate synthase/GTP cyclohydrolase II, with translation MLHTIESAIEDIRNGKMVIVVDDEDRENEGDFIIAARHVTPEVINFMSKEGRGLICAAITDERCVELKLEPMVSSNTSLHETAFTISVDLTGPGTGTGISAQDRAKTVQALINKDTKPEDLARPGHIFPLRAKPGGVLRRSGHTEATIDLARLAGLEPAGVLVEIMNEDGSMARLPQLEILAQKFDVKIISIKDLIEYRLKIDSLIEEIVRVEMPTAYGHFKLIAFREKETAQEHLALIKGTWTNDEPVLVRVHSSCFTGDILGSLRCDCGDQLHSAMQMVEKEGKGVVLYMNQEGRGIGLFNKLKAYKLQEEGLDTVEANLHLGLPMDARDYGVGAQILRTLNVSKLKLISNNPKKRAGLLGYGLEIVETVPVRIAPNEHNQKYLETKRDKLGHEILK, from the coding sequence ATGCTTCATACTATCGAAAGTGCGATCGAGGATATCCGGAATGGTAAAATGGTGATTGTGGTGGATGACGAGGATCGTGAAAATGAGGGTGATTTTATTATTGCAGCCCGCCATGTAACTCCCGAAGTGATCAATTTTATGAGCAAAGAGGGCCGTGGACTCATCTGTGCTGCAATTACCGACGAACGCTGTGTAGAGCTGAAACTGGAACCAATGGTTTCATCAAATACGTCTTTGCACGAAACCGCCTTTACTATTTCAGTTGATCTTACCGGTCCTGGTACAGGTACTGGGATTTCTGCTCAGGACAGAGCTAAAACTGTACAGGCACTGATAAATAAGGATACAAAGCCGGAAGATCTTGCCCGTCCGGGACATATTTTCCCTCTCCGTGCAAAGCCTGGTGGGGTATTGCGCCGCAGCGGTCATACAGAAGCCACCATCGATCTTGCACGTTTAGCCGGTCTTGAACCAGCAGGTGTGTTGGTTGAAATTATGAATGAAGATGGCAGCATGGCCCGTCTTCCTCAATTGGAAATACTGGCTCAAAAATTTGATGTAAAGATCATTTCCATTAAAGACCTGATTGAATACAGACTAAAAATCGATTCTCTCATTGAAGAGATCGTTCGTGTGGAAATGCCAACTGCTTACGGTCATTTTAAACTGATCGCTTTTCGTGAAAAAGAAACTGCACAGGAACATCTTGCATTGATCAAAGGAACATGGACAAATGATGAACCTGTTTTAGTACGTGTGCATTCATCTTGTTTTACCGGAGATATTCTTGGTTCTCTGCGTTGCGATTGTGGGGATCAATTACACAGTGCTATGCAAATGGTGGAAAAAGAAGGAAAGGGAGTTGTGTTGTACATGAACCAGGAGGGTAGAGGTATTGGATTATTCAATAAACTGAAAGCTTATAAACTCCAGGAAGAAGGTTTAGATACAGTTGAAGCAAATCTACATTTGGGTTTACCAATGGATGCAAGAGATTATGGCGTAGGTGCGCAAATACTTCGCACACTCAATGTTTCAAAACTTAAACTTATTAGTAATAACCCAAAGAAAAGAGCTGGTTTATTAGGCTATGGTTTAGAGATCGTGGAAACAGTTCCTGTAAGGATCGCTCCTAATGAACATAATCAGAAATACCTTGAAACAAAACGTGATAAATTAGGTCACGAAATTTTGAAGTAA